The following DNA comes from Papaver somniferum cultivar HN1 chromosome 4, ASM357369v1, whole genome shotgun sequence.
TTACTAGAGATGATTTAAAGAAGATATGTGGTGACAATTATCCTGAATGGATATCTTTCCCTGTGTATGATCAGGTTAATTTTCTCTCTAAGATTTATTTTcttgttcattttatcttttgacCTGTCATAGAGTGAATCTCTAAGTATACAGCTTAAATGGGTACAAATATTGACCTATCTGATATTGGTATTGAGCATATATGAGGAGGGTGCGGGTGAATATACTGTTTCTTATATATTTCTTTTTATGCTTGTTGATTCATTCAGGTGAAATGGCTGAACAAGGAGCTAACCAAAATGTGGCCATATATAGCAGATGTAAGCTCATCTGCTTATCCATTATAAGATGTGCATGTTTCTCGACCAATAAATTagtgttttgttgctgtttttaATATACTAGAATGTCTTGATTTCAGGCAGCGACAATGCTCATAAGAGAATCTGTTGAACCATTACTTGAAGAATATCGTCCCCCAGGAATCACTTCAATGAAATTTAGTAAATTGTCCCTTGGATCTGTGGCACCTAAAATTGAAGGTATTGCGACAACCTTGTTCTTATGCCTCCATGATTCTCTTTAACTGTCCATAGGATTTGTTTCTACTTATTTAATATATTCTTTTTTCTGTTGTTGTAATTCACAACTCGTTCGTAAGCGTTCATGGTCTCCTTTATCTATCCCtaggatatttttttttcttgcttcTCAGTAATTAAGTTGAGGTAGTTTTGGAGGAGATAAGTAGCGGGAATGGTATGTGGTCTAAGCTGTCATCAAAGACACTACCAGTTGTGGTAGTTGGCATTTATCTGGATTGTCTCTAGTATTGGCGTTTTGCACTCACTAGAAATTTTACGTGGAAGAAATTTGATATATGGTCATTCTCAATAACAGTTCTATCATCTATTTTGTTCAACTATGAGTATGATTCATTTCTACTAGTCATAGTAAGTCAAATTTTGCATCTCATGATCGTTTGTTCGTCTTAATTAATGATGATGTAGGGATTCGTGTTCAGAGCCTTAAGAAAGGTCAAATAACGATGGATATCGATTTTCGTTATGGGGGTGATTCAAGCATCATTCTTGCTGTAGAAGCAGCAATGATCGCTTCAATACCCATTCAGGTTGGTGCATCATCCTCTTTTGACAACGTTTTATGTTATGACAGTGTTGGTTTATTGCTTTAATGGGAGTTTGTATTTGGTTCCATTTCAGTATTTGATGTGTTGGTAATGAGACACAATCAGCTTAAacatcctcttttttttttattgcagCTGAAGGATCTCCAGATTTTCACAGTTATTCGTGTTATTTTCCAACTCTCTGAAGAGATACCCTGTATTTCTGCTGTTGTTGTGGCATTACTTTCAGAGGTAGACACACACTATGCTAGGTTTTGATGTTCTGCACATTTTTAGTAGTAATTTATATTTGTGTTTTTCATCTAGCATGTAGACATGTTTTGCACGTAATCCTGCATATATCGATGGGGCTGTCCCAGCATGAGTTATAGCTAGTATTATATTTACACGTGATATGCATGGAATGATATTGTATAGTGATGTATGGAATTGTTGTTTCACACAGACACTTGCTGAGGTGTCATACTTTTTGTATTGTTAGATGGTAATATACCTGCAGTTAAAATGTTGAAAGTAAAATTTTGAGTTTTAGCTTATAATTGTATGTATTGTGGTATGAAGTGATACTGTATAGTCATGTATGGAACAGTTCTTCCACACAGAGACAGCACTTGCTGAGATGTCATACTTTCTGTGTTGGCGGGTGGTCATAGGTCATTTTTGTTGACTTATAGtcaagaattttttttgtttccaaCACTTGGATAACTAATCTTAGTTTGAACTTATAAGGAGAATGCATCTAAATAGAAATTTCCATTGGTTCTGGTTCCTCCGAGCTCTTGAAGGAAAAAGAATTCAGTAATCAATCAAAGACATTTGTTGGCATAATATTTGAGAACGAGAGGACATGCTTGGCCATCTAGGTTTTTTGGGGATATCCTAGGACATAATATTTGAGAAAGAAAGGACATGCTTGGCCATCTAGATTTTTTTCGGCTTACCCAAGGTTCTCTAGTAAAATTTGTTTTCTAGTTCTGAAGGATTATATTAAATTTGGCCATAACTCAAATTATATCTGTATTTTAAGGTGCTTTTGGCAGAATGAGAattgacaatcatattaaaaaAATACATTGCTCTTAATGTAAGGTAACTGATAGTGGTTCTAAATGTTTGATCAGCCAAAACCTAGGATTGATTATACATTGAAGGCTGTTGGAGGAAGCTTAACAGCACTTCCTGGACTTTCAGACATGATCGATGTAAGTGTTATTTCTGATTTTAGGTTTTACCATCTGTGGTTTCTGAGTATTTATTTAATGTTTATGCTTTTCATTTGACAAATATGAAGCCATTTGTATTCTCATCTTGTAGGATACTGTTAATACGATTGTCACAGACATGCTCCAGTGGCCCCATAGGATTGTCGTTCCAATTGGTGGTCCTATGGATACAAGGTAAGACTGATCTTATAAGCTTCTTTTACAAGCTGTTGCGGCTTTAGTTAAGTATTACTACATCTTATTTCTGTTGTATCTCATTTGGTCGATGTGCATGTCTTTAGATCCTTATTTCGTTAACATGCAGAGAATTGCATTTTTCAAAATAAAGGGTGTATTTATTGTTCTTTGTACAGTGATCTGTGTTTCACACAAGAATAATATGTACTTACTATTCAATATGCAGTGATTTGGAGCTTAAACCACACGGAAAGGTCTTGCTAACTGTAGTTAAAGCAAATAACCTGAAGAATATGGAAATGATTGGTAAATCTGATCCTTATGCTGTTGTTCACATTCGGCCTCTATTCAAGGTTAAGACAAAGACCATCGACAACAATCTCAATCCTGTGTGGGATCAGAGCTTTGAGCTGATTGCTGAAGATAAGGAGACACAATCAATTATCATTGAGGTTTTTGctctcttcctttatttttaatCCTACTCTTTTAATTTTTCTAGTGGCCATCATGATTGCGTCCCAGATTTAGTTTAATCAAACGGTTAATGCAGAATATATGTTATCATCATATGCGACCTTCAGCTTTGCACTCCATCCCCTTGGCAAGCGGCTTACCACCCCTTTAGGGCCTCTCGTCTTGCCGATAACCATCCAACCGAGGCGCCCACCGATCACTATGCTTGCACATACTATTATTTCACCACTGTCATTGCAACTTAGCGTGCCTCAACGCTACCCAGATCACTACCACTTCACACTCCAAAACCACCATGCCTAGCACCAAGACTGACAGATATAATCACCTCATCACTGCTATGAGGCATGAGCCAAGTATCAGCACCATGGGTCCATGATCAACTAGGTGTTACTCATTCAATTTTGTCTGTCTGTAAATTAGCCTTAGCCTAGGTTGCAGTTTATCCTGCTGGACGGAACTTGCATACGTAGTAAATTTTACTATTTATATGCAGAACCCTTCTCCTTGTGCATTTATGGTTGGGCTTACGGCACCATGGATGGCTAGCCCAACCCCAGTCCAGAGTGAGGATGGCTGTCTTTCTGGTTAAAGTAGTCATGATATAATTTCGGCCTTCACAAGTTACCTGTCTATTATTACCTTGCAATTTTGGTTCTCAGGCTGTCTCCCTTAGAGAATCTCTCGGCTGGTTGAATTTGTAGCGCAAGAAATGACTATTTTTCCTGATTTCCTCTGTTAACTTTAACAGTTCTTCAATTGGATTATTAACAAGAGGATATTGTTGTTAACCTGGGTAACAGGTTTTTGATAAGGATGTTGGACAAGACACACGATTGGGCATAGCAAAACTACCGTTGATTGATTTGGAATCTGGGAGTTCAAAAGAGATTGAACTGAGACTGCTACCAGCACTTGATATGATGAGAATTAAAGACAAGAAGGATAGAGGAACAATAACACTCAAGGTACACTTATGTTGGATCAAAATTGTTGTTAGTTCACTACATATGTTTTCAGAAGTCATTTTCTGTATGTCAAATTTGCTCTACTACTTGGATAGCAACATTCGAAGTCTATTACTATGTGTTATATACTTTTCAAACTAACAGGCCAAGTCATGTACTGCTTTGTTGTTGTTATCAGAGTCATTTTCTGTTTGTGTCATTTCATAGACTTTTTTCTCATTGATCGAATTGCCATGGAGATTCATGTCAAAAGATGGTTTCATCTGCATTTTGGGTTTCCAAGATATAGACTGTTTTTGTGCCATTAGCAGTTATTTTATCGAAGCCACATGAAAATATCCTAATTGTTAAGGAATAAGGATGGCAATGCTTTCCCGTTATAGGAGTTGCATCATTTACCCTCTTTCATGATAATAGAAGGATGCTTTCTGTAGAAAATAAGGAAAACAAGAATAGAAAATAAATTTATATTCTATTTTGATGCACCTTCAAGAAGTTTGAGAGAAGGAATATGATTTGCAGGTCGAGTACCAGGAATTCACCCCGGAAGAGCAGATAGCAGCCATGGAGGAAGAAAAGAGGATCCTAGAAGAGAGGAAAAAACTGAAAGAAGCCGGTGTCATCGGAAGCACCATGGATGCAGTTGGTTCAGGAGTTGGGCTGGTAGGTAGCGGTATTGGAGCTGGAGTTGGTCTTGTTGGCACAGGGATTGGAGCTGGAGTTGGTCTTGTTGGCTCAGGGATTGGTGCTGGAGCGGGAGTTGTAGGGAGTGGATTTGGTGCTGTTGGGAGCAGCCTCAGCAAAGCCGGGAAGTTCATGGGCAGGACCATTACAGGGAATTCGAGTGCTTCTAAGAGGAGCGGATCTAGCACACCTACAGCTGAAAATGGAAATGCAAAACAAGCGTGATAACCGTGTATATAACTAGACCTTTTAGTGCGACTTATTTAGTTTTTTACTTTGAATGGTTACACAGAGGTGTGTGTTACAGATTTCTATTTTCGGTACATATAATTAAAACCTTGGTTTAGTCTGGAAAGCCAGAGATATTTCTGAAGGTCTGCTTCAATGTCTATTGTAAAGGTTTTCTTCGGCTCCACCTTTACCTACGAAAATTCGGAGATAGATTCTCAGTGTTTAGTGTGACCTTCTCTGCTTCAAGATGCAAGATAGAAATTTTCTTCTGCTTGTAATCTTGAAAGAGAGATCTGGACGCATCATTGCCCATCTGGAATTTCGACAGTGTCACTGTTTAAATTGGCACTATCTCTAACAAATCtaagcaatttttttttgtttttttgaacaaTATGCCTGTATCTAAGTAAGACATATCCTGAAGACAAGGTATAAAAGTATTTTTGTTACTAAGAACATAATAATGAATGTCTTGAAACAGAAGGGGAAAAAACATAAAATATTCAACTAAgaacacaagaaagtaaactatCATCTGACCTTAAATCAGCGAACTGCATCATCATACAGTATCTCAGATAGTTGCTCATTCCCAAAGATGTCCGCAGACATCATATTTTCTTCTGAACTGAGGTTAGCAAGGAATTCAGCAGCCTTGTTAAATATGCTTAGCTCAGATTTCACATTGAATGCGGTAATACCCCTATGGCGAACCATGTCGAGATCAATGATTATAGTTTTGGTGAGTGAACAGATCTTTTCGAGATCACACACGGCTTCCGGACGCAGAAGTCCTCTCACTAGGCGCTTTCCTATCTGATTAGACCACCTCGCTTTTCCATTCGGATGCCAAATGTGTCTCATAAAATTGCATAGATTAAAAGAAGGGACATGAATGGAAAATTGCGACAACTGATAAGCCAGAGCAATTCTTACCCCAAGTGCAACTCCATTCAACCTAGAATAGAATGTAGAGTCTGCATCAGAGAGGCATTTGGACCTAGCCACTATTGGGAGGAAGTGGGAATCACGTAAGATTGCCCCATAGCCTTTACCTGAGATACCACATATGTGAATAGATAATGCCCCCTTTTCAGATCCTATACGTGACCTAATAACATCATCAGGAAGATTCCAAACCTTTGACCTCTCGATTCAATCTATTTCTGAAATCATAGTAGGGTCATCAAAAACTCTCAGAGGATGATAACTTTCCATGTCAGGTACACGGTGCTGCTGATCATACGAAATCTCCTCTATTTTCAGCATATCAACATCGTAAGGAATTACAAAGCCGAGATCCTCCATGGTCAGGAACACTGTTACTGGTGGAAACCTGAATCTATCTAGTGTTGCTCTTATTATAGGCCTGCCTAAACCCTCTTTCAAGAAGTGGTGTTGTTTATTCTCAATTATTGTTGTAGACTCTTGCTGTTCTTGGGGATCTTTATTCTCGCTTATTGTTTTAGACTCTTGTTGATCTGGATGATCTTTACTCATGGTGCGTTGccgattcttcttcttctggctTCGTTTACCAGGGTTCCTCTGCTGTTGCACGACAGATTGCTTTTGAGGCTAGCTCTTGTTGTTCTGGATCAACTTGGCCCTGATCTCTACTTACGGTAACTAGCAGACCCTTTTCTTTCTGCTCACGTTTACCAAGTATGGACACAAGATCTACATAAAATACACCCATATAAATAAGATCTCACTCTGGGCTGCTGATTCCAACCGCCTTCCTCCACGCCGCCGTAAAGTAAAATGAAAATGGATCCTAAACTCAAATTTTTTTGGAAAGCTGAAATCTGATACATTCCATTTCATTTCAAAAAACAGTGCAGCAACTTTTCAATATTCTCACTCACATCTATGTTAACAAAAAGaacaccacatttgaagttcaaatTTTCATGACATGGTCAGCTAAAACAGAGTAACATAATCAATTCACTTGAAACTTTCTGATGATAAAGTTAGTTTCCTATGGACACTTGAATTCAAACTTACATCGAGGTAACAATAGTTAAAGCACCTAAGGTTAAGTTAACGCATATCTTCATGTAAGTACTTTTATGGCGATATCATTTCAGCAAAATGGATTTTTGAGTCATCCAAAACTGCACAAAAAAACAAAAGCGATATCTTCTGTCCAAACACCTTTGTCGTCACTGGTTGACAAGTCGAACTTCCACAGTGAGTCAACCGAAACCAGGGGGGAACTCAGGATCATCATCGCTAATATAGCTTGGCTCCTTGCTATCTACTGACGACCCAAATCCAGGTGGAACACTTGGACCATTGTTAAATTGCGATGCATCATTTTCATGGTTGGGTTCTTCTTTCACTTTTACACCGTCTACAGCAAGTTGAGATACAACTGGCTGTGCCTCCTTGTTTTCAGCCTCACcgttgtttgattgcggattgcaCATATTGAACCCTGGAGGTCCTTCTGGTTCAATTTCAGACAAAATGTTTTCTCTTTCACTGGCAGAGATTGGAAGAGAATTCTGCTTCACAACTTCATTGCCACGACTTCTTGGGCCAACGGGAGAAGATGACTCATCCACTTCCTTCCCTTTAGGATTCATTAACCGGCTGTATACAGATTTAACAGTCTCCCTAATTTCATCTTCCAGTCCACCACGCGATCTAATAACACCCCAAAGAGCATCAGAAATCTGGGTCATCACAGTACTCCTGTCAATCAAAAGTAGACCAATTAGAACACAAAATCTCCCGGACTTTAGTTTGTTCGTTTGACAAAGAGGTGCCTCCAAGATCCAATATAACATTGAAATGTATACTCATTAAGTCATTCCGAGCACAAAAGCGCTGAAAACTAAAGAGATATCAGAGCATCACAAGCTTAGCCAATCTCATCAAAAACATTGAAATGTATACTCATTAAGTCATTCCGAGCACAAAAGCGCTGAAAACTAAAGAGATATCAGAGCATCACAAGCTTACCCAATCTCATCAAAAACAGCATCTGATAGTTGTCTAGGTTTTAACTTCTCAGCTCCTGGACGATTGAGTGTTGCTGATTGCTTCACAGCTGAAATAATGTTGTTACGTAACTCTTCCTGCAGCAATGAAGTCATAAATATGTATTCAACTATTTACAAACTAGACATAACCTGCTAGTTTTGAAGTGAAAACAACAAATTTAATTTAGCGAACCAAAAAACACAATAGACCCAACACAACAAAGACCTAGTAATTTGAGCTTGGGCGACACCAAAATCTACATCAATATAACCAAAGAGTTTTCCGGTTTCTTTCTTTTCGCCTACCAGACAAGATAATCAATATACAGTTCTAACAAAGATACATCATAACAAGAAACTTGACTCACATTTTCCTTGACCGTTCGGATGATCTTGACACGAATCTTATCAAAATCACCATCATCTTTGAGCTGTGAGATAACCTCGTCTGCACCAATCTTACGCTTGTTCGCCATTCACACTATTAGCCTACCTGTAAAATCAACAAACACCTCTCAGTCATCACTCCACCATCACAAAGAATTAAACACCCAAATTCGTAAAACTTCTCCAACACCTCAGCCAACCTCAATAACTATAATTTGTTAAAACCCTGGTTTTCTCAAATCATATACACTTAAACTATACCACATTCATCAGATTTCAAGAAACCTAACTAAAAACCAATACCATGCCAATTTAACCCTAATTTCAGGAAATCCAACTCTGAACAATGTATTGAAGAATCAATATATTAAACCTTAAAAGAGGTTTTGAAGAATGAAAGCTTACTTGGATGATGATGTTTAGCAACCCTTTCCTTCCATTAAGGTTCAGCCCTAGTTACTgacagaaagagaaaaagaacagAAACGAAAAGGCCATAGACACAAAAGGCCTACGCTCTTTTAATTTGAGAGGAAAAATCAACATGGCTTAACAtcctgtttgtttgcagctgtcggcatctggatctgagtcaacttCTGAttcgggccgagtcagcagtcagaccgtttgttttgcattgagtcagatctgactcgatctATGACTCAAACATAATtcctgactcggacccatttgagtcaggtaacaagatacccctgactcacgggaccaaaccactgactcacatttttttgagtcagatgaatcagatctgactcaaaacaaacatatcgagtcaaatccagatgagtcaggtgatttcactcagatccaaacgactcagatgagtcaggagtaaacaaacatagtgttTTTGTATCGATATAGAGACAAAtaaatctatattataaaaagaagtgttgtgtgtgtagcctgataaatccgaccatcgatttcatcATCCCACGGCGTGGATCGATTCGTTATATGTTATATATAGACGTCCGTCGGATTGTTGGGTTTCCTGATTTGACTATGCTTCCATAATACGATGTCTTGACCATTATATATCGGGAAAAAAATACCACGTTAACTACgtttcctaataaaaatatgggAGAGGGATATATTCAAATTTCCTTATCTGACTACGTTTTGAGAGATACTTACGTTTCATCTACAAGGgaaaacaaaaaaggaaaccaaTGCGAAAAATTTcgcaaatttttttttcaaaaaaaatctagACAGCCGTAGGACATTAGCACAATATCACAGTATCTATATATGTACTAGGTATCAAGTTAAACTAACTAAGTTATGGTAAGGTAAAGTAAGGAATTGGAGAAAGTTGTTGGGCAGGAGGCTTCACCCGGGTGCAACCTGGTGCTTCATTCTCTTCCTTTCGCAGCAAATTaagacaaagcaaaaagaaaatgttACCAAATAGACACGAACTCAAAAACACGAATAGCACCCCATGAAATCATCTCTTGCAAATTAAATACCCAATGACATAATTTAATTTGCAATTTAAAGAAAGCACGAGGAACAAGCATAAAACCttgcccaaaaacataaaaaatgaacaGCCTAAAAGTTTGACTCGGTCAATCAGACCTTTGAGGATGCAAATGTACAAATTGCTGaatggagacaaagttgtacaaCAAAATGGACAAACAAACTCGGTGTAGTTTACTAATATTCTATGTACAATTTTAGAATCATGTATAGAGATATTAGATTCACGCATATTATAAATTAGCCTTGAGACATATCCAAACATTGACTTTGGTCATTCTGCCTCTTGGACCGTTAGTTCGCGAATCCGTCTGTTGTATATATGACGGAGATTTTATTATTTTGGACGTTCGGGATTGATGCCACGATATAAGAATATATGACTTTGAAGTAATAATAAGGCtgttataaaaagaagtgatgtCTGTCTTGGGTAATAGACGGCCCTTGATTTCGGCAATCCGACGGCTGAGAAAGATAGTTGGTGAGATCTCTATCCATCCGTCCGTtttagacatataattttgagagatatttacgTCTGTTGGTTCGTGAGATgatcttcttttaatattttgttttagaCGGCAGGGATTATGCCCCGGCCCGGTGCAAAACGAGACTCAACATTTCCTTATGT
Coding sequences within:
- the LOC113274985 gene encoding synaptotagmin-5-like codes for the protein MGLITGMIMGMLVGIGLMVGWSYMMRKRSVSRIAKAVDIKLLGSLTRDDLKKICGDNYPEWISFPVYDQVKWLNKELTKMWPYIADAATMLIRESVEPLLEEYRPPGITSMKFSKLSLGSVAPKIEGIRVQSLKKGQITMDIDFRYGGDSSIILAVEAAMIASIPIQLKDLQIFTVIRVIFQLSEEIPCISAVVVALLSEPKPRIDYTLKAVGGSLTALPGLSDMIDDTVNTIVTDMLQWPHRIVVPIGGPMDTSDLELKPHGKVLLTVVKANNLKNMEMIGKSDPYAVVHIRPLFKVKTKTIDNNLNPVWDQSFELIAEDKETQSIIIEVFDKDVGQDTRLGIAKLPLIDLESGSSKEIELRLLPALDMMRIKDKKDRGTITLKVEYQEFTPEEQIAAMEEEKRILEERKKLKEAGVIGSTMDAVGSGVGLVGSGIGAGVGLVGTGIGAGVGLVGSGIGAGAGVVGSGFGAVGSSLSKAGKFMGRTITGNSSASKRSGSSTPTAENGNAKQA
- the LOC113273633 gene encoding uncharacterized protein LOC113273633, which translates into the protein MANKRKIGADEVISQLKDDGDFDKIRVKIIRTVKENEELRNNIISAVKQSATLNRPGAEKLKPRQLSDAVFDEIGSTVMTQISDALWGVIRSRGGLEDEIRETVKSVYSRLMNPKGKEVDESSSPVGPRSRGNEVVKQNSLPISASERENILSEIEPEGPPGFNMCNPQSNNGEAENKEAQPVVSQLAVDGVKVKEEPNHENDASQFNNGPSVPPGFGSSVDSKEPSYISDDDPEFPPGFG